The genome window TCCATTGCAATGAACGCTTGGAGCGAATGTAACAAAATCTCCAATTACACAATCATGAGCTACATAAGAATAAATATTAGCATGAAAAATCTTCCGATCTTTGCATTGGATGTTACAGTAGTAAAAGGGCATAGAATTGCACCTTCTCCTATTGTATTGTCGTCATAAGTGACGTTATTAAGGGCCTGTATAGTAAAAGGTTTAATATTGGACGTAAGCATTTTGTTGGCAATACGTTCGCGAGTTTTGTAGTCTGCAATTGCGATGTTAAAATATTTATTATCGGCTTG of Desulfosarcina sp. BuS5 contains these proteins:
- a CDS encoding PglD-related sugar-binding protein — encoded protein: MIYRTELYGIIGAGGFGREVMPVARQMIADTYGSKGHELVFVVENLEKQTVINGHKVVSESYFLSCQADNKYFNIAIADYKTRERIANKMLTSNIKPFTIQALNNVTYDDNTIGEGAILCPFTTVTSNAKIGRFFMLIFILM